A genomic window from Silene latifolia isolate original U9 population chromosome 11, ASM4854445v1, whole genome shotgun sequence includes:
- the LOC141613384 gene encoding uncharacterized protein LOC141613384 yields the protein MSRFLLHEDESVRYDGRWCVPEDADMRKVIMTEAHWTPYSVHPDCDKLYKDLKKTFWWPRMKKDVADFVARCLTCQRVKGEQRRPQGKVQSLKDDSAEAVVLGPDMVQEMVEQVKFICEKMKAAQDRQKSYADLHRRAVEFQVGNKVLFKVSPMKGVMHFGKKGELSQKYIGPYEYVTDPSHILEVGHIELDETLIYVETSERNLGSQSAQYKEGQNCVT from the exons ATGTCGCGATTTTTGCTTCACGAGGATGAGAGTGTTCGTTATGATGGTAGGTGGTGCGTTCCCGAGGATGCGGATATGAGAAAGGTGATCATGACTGAGGCTCATTGGACTCCTTATTCAGTGCATCCGGATTGTGACAAGTTGTACAAAGActtgaagaagactttttggtggcccaGAATGAAGAAAGATGTCGCAGATTTTGTAGCAAGATGCTTGACttgccaaagggtcaaaggtgagcAACGAAGACCGCAGGGTAAGGTTCAATCTCTTAAG GATGACAGTGCAGAGGCCGTGGTTTTGGGTCCAGACATGGTACAAGAGATGGTTGAGCAAGTAAAGTTTATTTGTGAAAAGATGaaggcggcccaggatcgacaaaagagttatgcagatctacatcgacgAGCAGTGGAGTTTCAGGTGGGTAACAAGGTCCTttttaaagtgtcacctatgaaggGTGTCATGCATTTCGGAAAGAAAGGGGAATTGAGTCaaaagtacattggaccgtatgag tatgtgactGACCCATCTCACATACTAGAGGTTGGACATATTGAATTGGATGAAACACTTATTTATGTCGAGACATCCGAAAGAAATCTTGGATCGCAAAGTGCGCAATACAAGGAAGGGCAAAACTGTGTTACTTAA